The Hermetia illucens chromosome 2, iHerIll2.2.curated.20191125, whole genome shotgun sequence genomic interval CGGCTTCCACAAGAGCTGTTCAATGCACTTCCACTTGGTTTATATTCGAAGCCATCTGCTCAATTTCAACGATTTCCACTGCacttatttcgggaacaacagCGTTGCTCTCTGGGTTCCGGTCTCCGTTCCGGGTACCATATCACTTTGcgaatcttcttctttctccatCCCTACTGCCTCCTCAGTTATGAAATTTTTGTTAGAAGTTTTTACGCATGGTGTGCGAGGGAGTGGGCCGACACAGTTAGGACATGGGTGTATCCTCTGGGACAAAGtgccgttaaggatcgttgatgaCCTCTGAGGGATCTTGGTTATCTGCTTGATCTGGTTGTAGTCGAGAAgttctcaaatcaccattcagcgtATTAGGTCATCGCTGTTTTGGTTGACGTTCTGGTCGTTTTCAATGCCTTTGATGTTCAGTTCAGACCAGTCTTAACTAGTGAGTTCTCATCAACGCCGATTATATAATCAAAGCATCCAAGACGACCCTCTTGCGTAAACCCAAATAGATCCTGGAAGTCCTCACTTCAGACGTGATCATACCGTGTTACACCATTGGTCCAATGCAACATTAGTGATGTTTGAATCAATTTCAGTTCACCGTTGGCTGAGAGCGGGCTAAGAAGGTCTATCTATTTCACTACACGTTTCTTGTTTAAGTTGCAATCCTTGCTTATGATGCGTATGTATACTTTATCCGTAATTTGTATTAGTTCTGTCCATTTCTATTGGTGTTTGCGTAATATGGCATGTAATggtagaaataataaaataataaaaaaacagatTTTATTGCATCCGAAAAATActttagtttcatttttttgtttgtcgACTATAGTGCGCACATCCTTTTACTCTTGGTAAAATACCAATCGCGTGGGTGATTTTACACCACATAGTGTAAATAGTCATTTGACTTTTAGTTACGCCAATCTTAACGATATACAATTTTAACGTGTTAGATTGCTGAAATATGATCAGTTTTCATAGAAAGTTAATAGTAAATTAAATTCTAACCAGTTTACTTACTTCAAACGAATTACTATTTCACACTCGATGCTCGAAAAcattaaatattcatattgtggATGTATATTAAATGGTTTTATATACCTGTCTTCTatataatataagcatatacTTGATTAAGCCTTAATAAACAACGGCAGTAAGTAATTGCTTATCCTTTTCGTGGCATCAACCAAAGGCTCATGCCTACCATATTCATAATTAATGGCCGTTCTATTCTGCATATTACATTAGCGATAAATAATATAAGGAAGGTGATGCTTGTGATATTACATTGTATAATAATATGTGATATTACATTGTCATatcactttttcaaaatatgatgTGATGTCATATTATCTACTAAGGTGATATTTCGCGCATCTatagtctataccgagtgcatggctgcgtttattcatactggtgtaTGTATGACTTAGGAAGTgccgcacccgtgttgaaacccaACACCACATCGAGGTCCGAAGGTCGCTGTtcacttgaacgtaaccacaatccccatgaaactcccattagggggccaaccgctataaccgagctgaacgcacatgagacagaaattctcctgggacATGTGAATTAAGGTGCtaacccggttcccatggtaccagtatacccctggtaaggtttcgtaaccTATTGTTACTTCAGATGAGTTAacgtgcaaactcgggtctgatcgccgtgATTAGGCTTtagagcatttgcctactgcatcagattctcctcggccacttgattttggtctGGAAAAccgggttgctgccccgtcttacTCGCAGACAGAAACATTTGTATGCCCGCTGTCTGAACCAGAAAATTTTTCAACCTAGATTGCACTTTGCCACGCGTTTATATGCATGTTTCGGAATTGTGAGTTGTAGTTCCCAatgcacatatgtacatatatttgtgCGCATCTCAATTCACGATTTCGGTTTCCATCGAATACGCTGTAgatgtaaatatataaatatgccGCTGAATTGAAAGAAAACGGCCTCATATCCGATTTCAGATCATCTATGTGCATACTGCAAATGCACACGTGCTTATTGTTGGTTCCAATTCCcaattatacatacatacatatatgcgtaTTTCCTAAGTTGCAATTGTAGATTCCGGATCGGAacttgaaaaatcaacaaacaaacaaaatatcaacacgtgagctaaacctggaaggtaaaaaaataaaaataaatgacaGCTCGATCGCGCGCGTGGAGTCGTAAAACTCCGGAGCCGCTTACGATTGAGAAGGAAGAGCGATAacggatcgcatcctcaatTGATGCTTCTCCTATCTCGGATGTTCCAACAGGCGCGGTCTTTGGGGTTCCTATTCTGCCTAGCCATCGTCAGACCATAAAGTTGGAGGATGCCGCTTTGTGAGTTACAGAGTAGAGAGAGAGGAAGGattcaaatcaaataaaattaggtACAATTCATtactttaaaattaatttttaaatcgTAAAGTTAATCATCTAcaggaaaaattcaaataaaataataactcCTTAAAAAACATACTTAGTAAAAAGTAAACTATAACTAAAGTAGAGGaagaaaaatatatgtatatattaaacCTAAGAATGATCTTCGATGAATAAAAATATgagaagaatataaaaataataaaataaaaaaatatatggaaaaTGAGAAGAATGATAAACAAAGACATGATGGCGATGGACAATAATTGCAGTTAGCGAATAAAAATCTCCTCCCATTGATTGTTGAATGAATTTTTCCAAACATTCGTCTTTACCGTTCTAAGTTTTagaagaaataattttcaaagaatAAACACTCACATGTAACACACGTGAACATTAAATCTTCCCGTTAATTTCATCACCGCTAAGTTTTTATAGAATAAATTGATGTTTTGGGAATTCCGACTGGTGAAGAGAGAGCAGAAAGAAAAGAACAAAAGGACTGGCTCGGAAAACAGAGCATACCTGTCATTGCTAAAGCGATGAACCATCCCTTATTACGTGAGGTTGTATCAAAATCACAAGTTGCCGATCGCAACACAAGCGATAGTATCCTGATACCAACCGCCGTGTTTAGGATAGGTATATCAATTTACATACCTTTTTGCAGTCGAAAATGCAGATTTGGCGAATCTGGGTTTCCTTGATTTGCATCACTGGGATAATTTGAAGCGGCCGTTGATGTTGTGTCACGAGAACCATTACTCATTTTTTTGATTCCTATATGTTGCATACTAGTAAATGCATTGCCATCAGATTGTCAGTGCACAAAGCGAATGAAATGTTGCACATTCCGCAAAGCACTATAATTAGAAGAGATAATGGGAGAATTGAAGCCAGTGATTACAAtatcttctgattctcggattccACATACATAATACATCCCTTTGGTAGAAGATCTGAAGTTATCCTCAAACATAGAGAAAACCAGAAGAATGTGGGGCGGATATATGTGTTTAAATGCCGATGTTACGGTTTTATATACCGATggatactgatgaagggaacaagtggttcccgaaatataggtatttgcaaaaataaaaatatcaacactagcgaataagaaaatacaagttttttattatttcaaaggttCGGGAGTATGTATGTATCTATCAGATAAAAACAAATAAGTGAGTTTTTtcattgggacaatatgcacTTAGCCTAGCAATCTAAATGAATGACGACCGATTCAAGGACAGGCGCATTGCGATATTGGGGGCGTTGTTCACCAGGAATCTGGACACCATTTGAATTCcaattctagattcaatacagtaaAACTACTTTGCGTGCATGATCACCCGCGAtctagagggaaattaaatgtTGAACGGCTGAGCACAGCTGGGTTCAATTTCTACCCaagcttcaaggctgtgcagagacCTTAAAAGAAATGAGTCCGTTAAATTGGAGTCTTTTAGAAAatcggatggaactttcacaaATTCCAGAGTTGAGTTTGTAAAGATTCTGTTGGGAGTACATCATCCGGGACAGAAGTGGAAAGGGAGAGTTAGCGGGTCCTGCAAACTTTTCAACTCGAAAGGGCTGCAGGGGAGATGAACAATTGAGGGCTGTCATAATGaccttgaacacttcaaagcacatggcatggatggtatctatccagcgatgctaaaaaAAGGTATAGAGCACGCACTTCTAAGAGTTTTTTCAAGGACGTCTTACTCTGAGCTACATGCctgcctcttggcagaaggttaaggtagtcttcctACCTAAGCCGTAAACCCATAAGCTATTCAAATCtagagaacttcagacaaatcagcctaacataattttcgctgaaatctCTTGAGAGACTGGTCGAACGTCATATTCGCGAGATTACGCTAGGGTGCACCCACTTTGTGAaaaccaacacgcttaccagcgtggaaaatcCTATGAGTCTGTTCCTCACTTTTTGGTTTCAATTATAGAGGAGGCAATTCTAAGAGGCGAGTACCGGTTGGGGGTGTCCGTGGACATTGAAAAGGCGTTTAAATGTGTACCTTTTCGAAAACTTTGTGAAGCTGCTAGAATGCATGGTgtagatgaaactttaattaagtgggttTACAGATGTAGAGGTTGGTGTGTGTTGAAATGGGTGTTAATCGCTAGCTAAAAGCAACATAAAGCCAATGCACGCCCAAGCCTATGTGAATGACGTGGCTGTGTTagttgttgatcgggatcttggaaaggTGTATAGAATTATACAACGCACCGTTGATCTGATTAAGAGGTGGTACCTCAGGCAcccactttcagtaaatccaaataaaagcaCTTACAAAAGGACTAAAATCAATTGTGTTGCCTTCCATAGATAAAGGCTACAGcccttcaattctccgaagaagatAAATACCTGGAAGTTGTTCTAGACAAGAAGGTTCTTTGAAACAAATATATAAaggtaaaaatgaaacaagCTGGCACAGCTTATGGGGTGTGCAAGAGGACATGGGGATTCAACCCTCATGCGGTAATGTTGGTAAACATTGCTATTATTACGCCGATGTTCAGTTATACATccgcagtgtggtgggttaagctgTAATAAacaagttttcgctgtaaacttgcCAAACTACAAAGAACTATGTGTCTACCGGTGCACTGATATTTATCTTCGAAGCACGGCGATGagaacagctcatagactaattcgcttGGTTTATGGGGTAGCAACGGAAACGAGAAGCACAGAGGGTTGGAAGTGTTATTGACAGAACTGCATCTAGTTTTATGATGCCTTCTAAGCTTTGGGTTCCCGGATGTTATTTAGAAACATCCCACAACGGTTGCTACACCGAAGGTTCAGAAGCATGAACAAGGTTTTGGAGCagaagtctacctctcaaataaaaacgagaaatgggatTTTCGCTTGGGATAATAGGCAACAATCTTTCAGGCTGAactgtatgcgatcctaagggcactAACTTGGGTGATTGAGCTGTTGAAACGGAGGGAAATGAAACcccggatgctttagcaaaagctGGTCAATTTTCCCCTTGCCTAGACCGGAACCAGGCGTTGGAGTATCTGTAGCATTGACTTATGCTTCTATCAAAACTTGgggacaagcttcccataatgaaaggTAGCAGAGCCATAACAATGCTAGACACGTCGAACTTTTCCAGTCAGGACCAAACAAACGTACTGACTGCGGTCTTGTCGAAAAACAGGagaacttgcagaagtattgtgggcagtCTAACTAGCCATAAAAATAGAACATATGTTAAGAATAGGGACTCTATGATGATGCGTGTccgtcctgtaatgaggaatcaggatccacggaacattttctatgtgaatatcCCGACTATAGACGTATCAGACATCAAATTGTTCATGCTAGTGTGCTCCAATTGGAGCAGGTAGTGCGATACGTGAACTTATCTGTACAATAGACCACTACTCTTTGAATGCTCAGAGGCTATGCCTCTCTCCCACCTTATACACGCACACACCCATATCACTAGCGTCGATCGTTGGCAAAGTGCTACGGAACAAATCAGCAGCATTAACATCATCTGGTTCTTAGATCGAACTCTCAAAACAAAGTTCAATTGCTTAAGCAAGGATGACGATGATTTCTCGCTATTTGGGAGAGATTGCGATAGATTGCAGCATTTCGCAAAGTAAATAAGGGCGCACCTCAACTTTTCAGAAAGTTCTCTGGAAACTAAAGTAAACAATAAATGTTACGTGCAGGCCTTTGTTCTTATAAGTTTGTGCTTCCTATTTTGGTTTGAATATGGTCTTCTAGGACCAACTGgataatttaaatataaataagtAATTAGTTGAGATCCTCTTTCTCTAATAACCAATTTTTTGACAAGGTTTATGAATTTCAAGTGAAAACGATTAACGACGGTTCATTGTGGACACTAAGACGGAATTTGCGGTGTGCTTTGCTCGTCAGCCTCCATACATATCAACTCTCTGCGCTAATAATTGTTGACTGAATTCTGAACTGAACTAAGACTCAAATCGTCCGACTTTCCAGTCACGGGCTCAACCGCTGCGGGCAAAAATACTTCAGATAGGCTACGCCACTTATCTTAGGCCGATAAACACATTCTTCGTGACGCAGAGAAAACAAACTCCAGGTGGCAATGCATTTCAGTGAGTAATAAAAGCAGATCGATGTAATGCGCATTTTCACTTTATTCACTCAAAAGACGATACCCCGAGCTGCGGCAGGTGTCGTCAAAGGGtcttaataaataaatcatttcctTCCACACTATTCACATCAGTTACATCTATTTGGGTTGCTTAACATCCTATTGACAGTATGTTACATGTTTCTTATCGTCAAAGTCGCTATTTATGTACTTTAGTCTTTGTTCGCGGTGTCATTAAATGTTTACAAGAAGTTCCGCATTTGCAGCAGTTCTACGCGTCCACCCGTCTAACCTTAAATCTGGAATACACTCACTTGAACGTGGCGCTCCGCCTAGAGCACTATTACCTCCGGTCGCCCTTCACATTGGAACGTCCTTGATTGCTGCGTCCTGACTTGCTTCCACCTTTCGATTGCGACATTTTCGATGTTTCGCTTGAGTTTTGGACACGTTGCTGGGAAGGTGGCTGCTGTTGCACAAGTTTCTGCGACGAACTCACTGACGTGGTGCTCGAGGGAGCAGTGGTGGAAACGGTTACCGGTCGGCTCTGAATACCGTTGCCGTTACTGGCGCTTCCATTGTTAGCGATTAGCTGGGAGGGATTGGATACTTGTGAATTCATTTGCAGTTGCTCCATGCGTTTGGGTTCGCTCATGTTCAGCTGTTCGTTGAAAGTCAGGCAGAATTCCCCGATTTTGTGAATATCTCCATTCTTCCCTGAGTAAAGGGTTAGGCAGTGCCTCCAGACAGACGCATATCCTTTCGTTAGCCGAACTATGTCACCAGGTACAAGCAGCTTGCCTGGTTCGTCCCAAACCGAGACATTTATGCAAGCCGTTTGGTCTGCCACCTTGAAATTCCTCACTTCGCGGTTTTCCTTTGTGACGGTAGCGGCTCCCACTTCAAGGACTATAAACATCACATTGATGTTCTTCAGTCCGGGCTTGATGTCCTTTATCGCAATGCAGTCGGTATACATTTCGCGTTTACCTAAAAAGCCAAACATTTGTGAATTTCTCGGAATGGCAACCGATCTGTACATGGAAGGAGCAATACCTCAGGGTGGGCAAGATGCTAACGGTCTAATGGAATTCTCAAACGTGACAGTTTATAAATagcagtgaaaatttcaaataaacgaCCGCATAAACACCAACCGTGCGTAATCAACCTCCTCCGCCTGTAAACTGCCAGATGAAAGTGACATTTCCTCGGATGTCAATTATTGCTGGCGACGCTACCAACTGAAGGGAATCGAGAGATTTTCAGTGCTTTCCAAAATGTAAATGACACCCAAAGCTGTTACCATGACGTCATGTCCtgtgaaaattcaaataaaatacgGTGAATTCAAATTCGTAATTTACCttggtttctagtcaattgaGTATTTGAAACTGATTCGATCATTTGGCGTTAAATTATGAATTCCAATAATAAGTAACGAAAACGCTTGGCAGATCTCAAACTTGCTTCATAAAAAAGCATGGTTAGCTGGTTTCAATTTGGGAGGGTGAATTTTATCGTAACATTTTGAAGGTAGGTTATGTTTGCAAAATATAAGAAGTTCGAGTCCCTTCAGGTTATTCAATGACTAAATCCCGAGGCAGTTAGTCGGATCTTCCATGCAGAGGAGAATGGATTCGAGGTCCAGTATGATTAAATAGCGGATTTGTTTTAAAGTTTTAACCTAGGCTCTAGTAACGAATTTAGGGGTCAGTAAACTGCCAAAAGGAAAAAATTCAAGGCATTTTCCGAAGAGTGTTATAGGATTTGTTATTTGAATAAGAGTTATTTTATTGTTGCAATTTTTAAAAACTTGAATTAAAGTTGAAGTTATACATTGTTTTTACATTTTCACAATAATCACCAGTTGCTTTTATAAGGAGCAGATAATCGTCCTGTGGAGAATGAAGACGCAGAGCTGCAGTATTTATTTTAAAAGTCTTCTGTGTGTTGGAAAGTTCTAGTTATCTAATTAATTTATAGGTCTTAAAGGTATTGCGTAAGCGTAATGGAGCCGATCCGAATTGTAAAAAGATGCCTGTGCACTTCGGGGTGAATTTTCAGTTATCCTTCGAGTAGAATTGTTGTAAGCTGCGAATGGGATGCGGGAACATATATTTAACGGAATATCGGAATATATGCTAATTTAAGACTTACTTGGATAAAACGAAAATTTGGATTGGTACCCAAAATAGATCGCTTTCTTcgctactataaaagacaatgaacggcggatCACATctggaatgaggatatccgcgatcgttatgggtttgcaccgatcgtggaaaaactgcgagaggcgttttcgatggtgtggttacATAATTCCCGTTAATGAGAATTctcaccaatattggtctgaacatcgaagtcaatggtaagcgaccaaaaggccggccgaaacaacggtggcttaatacactggatggggatttaaaagtctcgcgattacatcctgatcaggcatttgataaaacaaaatggcgaaaccgatctcgacgagccgaccccgcttgtgaaaggcataacggctgaagaaaacgaagaagatgTGAAGCGTGACGAgcgctccgtgtcacatagctaaaaattccattggtctctactttttagaaagctatttaaataaatcgtttgatggaaagccttgtattgataatagtcaacctcatgcgCTTcatactctgagtttaatattattagcaaatgcgaagaatttaaccgataccagatataaaaaagggctggggataaatagattcttcatgaatggatttTAAAtacttcactcgaatgtcaatagttctcgttaattatgatgtcatcatatcatttgtatggcttaggaggcacgaaattgacaagtttgaactgctataactttgccaCTAATAGCTGGGTCTTGATGAAACTTGGCACGCGTAtgcaactaaaattaataacactggaggttattaaaaaaatatatattttattgatctttatgATCCTAATACTcgtacagttccaactagactgactatttctaatacttaatgctatcttaacacctacgatgctcgctccattgtttacttttcccatgatctattggtttgtgcatccgttatgcaggtgcactcaataatgtttatgattctattgaaatgattcatgtttacaatgtttggcttaataattctcatgggaattaactgtaaatggaagataagcttggcgacccaagcggatatttaacctctccCCTATTTAACTTAAAATTCTCCGGAATTTTACTGGATTGCgagctttttacaacaattttcaatttttttgtgtccatgatatagggtaagtattatgataaatagtattaacagaaatgcgcttacaattgaaccagataggtgatttatatttttatgaaattttaaaatattgatatgtttcaagtttctcttattttctaaaactatctctttgaaatcaatgtttttggtgaaattataatccgtattttcattataaaagaacctgtcaataaattttacatttgtgttaccaaaggtttgatttagtatctggattgtacagttattgatgttgattaaatagttaccatttaggtgtatgtttctgttgtcacaataattaacaatattagtttgtttaagattcttacagattatagtgttgtcatcaaccttcacaatttctgttccagtattttctacaagtacgcaattatttcttgtaatactcttactcaagggtttcaactccctttcataattcaagttttcatcataaacatattttgttccattttttctataaaatactgatcttctaacattgcttgtaaattattcgtagtgggtaacgatgtaattaatttgtactcttcaattttgtaagaatttggaattttaagggccaaaattattgtgttttccttatacttcagtagtccggttcgtaagtttttgagtttataaaagtccagtttagtcatcaaaatttcggttgctgttagcatactagggtgaatcaatccatgtttcatcattgctatgttgtcaataatctgatttaacttctctttcaaaattcggagttttaaaatttggtctgttttcagttggttttttttttactaataatttttttcgttttctgtgagttgttgaaaggttttactaATTGCGTTTCGGTCAGACTCTATcaaatttttaaggtatttaatcgagttattaaaatgagaattgagttcaatttgtttattaaggttttgaattGCGTTTTCAGAATTCTCTTCTATTAGCTGGATATGTTCTGCTATTTCCTGTCTATCTGTGGTGTTGCTAATAGTAGAAGTTGTagtgcaactacccaaactgaGGTCATCACCTGCAAATTTACGCGGacgttttattatatattaatgggatgttctctacctaattctttaatcctatatctcggttcgttcttatagtaattacgtttatagttcttaactggaataattctcctagtctccctataatcttctcttttcttattaagcttatttatatatttattcttgtagtccttcaaagtcttttcaagcattgcaggatcagcccgtactgcttgattcggagtcattttgatagaagagtgatatctatcgttataattacttactgccctatgtattttctgtaataaagttagatctaatttcctcatagatactagtttttcctgtaatgttgagtgaaacctttcgatatcactattccctgtatgggtattaggtttcgtgaaatgtaatgctataccttgcgctctaaagaagtccttgatattaatactagcgaactcattatcggtaataatcttctgcggtttaccaaatttagagaagtgttcttccaacacttcgatcttcctattccaatttctattttgcaaatgataaatataagcttttttcgtcagcttatcaattagcgttagacatgcctgcttcatgaaatagtatatatccatatgcaaaatttcgtttatactagtgggggtttcactaattttgtatttaactctgaaagacttacgttcgtatttggtttccaaacacgttttacaattatttacaattattaataactttggttatctcctcgactaacttcgggtaatacaatttattttttagactattaaaggtttctataatcccactgtgcatactctcaactgtgtgatataaggatatctgtctatggatttcctctgctgtttttatttctctagccctcattgtaactttgataaactttatgttcctatcgtctccaaatagttcaattaatacttgctgaattttattaaactgatggtatgaaagttcggtgtagattcctgttatatctggtcgaatataccttcttaaaatgtcaacccaatggtccctatccctagtcatatcaatatatattattctacggttatgcaatatttctatttcctgatctacgtcatatgttagtattaactgcgttttatacttatttactatggtctctttaataggaatgtgatccaactgttgttcatcttgtgaatgaactgtagcgttatctgacaaat includes:
- the LOC119650152 gene encoding SOSS complex subunit B homolog, producing MYTDCIAIKDIKPGLKNINVMFIVLEVGAATVTKENREVRNFKVADQTACINVSVWDEPGKLLVPGDIVRLTKGYASVWRHCLTLYSGKNGDIHKIGEFCLTFNEQLNMSEPKRMEQLQMNSQVSNPSQLIANNGSASNGNGIQSRPVTVSTTAPSSTTSVSSSQKLVQQQPPSQQRVQNSSETSKMSQSKGGSKSGRSNQGRSNVKGDRR